The following DNA comes from Diceros bicornis minor isolate mBicDic1 chromosome 7, mDicBic1.mat.cur, whole genome shotgun sequence.
taagatATTATAATGGATATCAATCGGAAAGATCATAACATGATTACACTGTcttataaatttaagaggattataTCTATgtcctttgttttaaaataatgtagaCACAATATCTGTGATagaacctggcacatagcagatgccaaacaagtatttgttgaatgaattgataAATTCGTGAATAACAAACAATACATAAGTGGTTTAAACTATGTTTAAGTAAACTATGtttaagtaaatatttcttggcattcataatttttaattctctgtattaaatgtgatatttagcagagagaagagacagagagaaagagacagagaaggagaccacaactgagattattttctctatttttccaaaTCTAGGAAGgtcaaaaaatgaaacaaaagaaagccAAAATCCTACAAGTTTTTTAATGATTATACCAGCATAATCATGATAATGCTGAACCAAACAGATGTGACACCAGCCTCTTTCATTCTTAATGGGATTCCAGGACTGGAGGACATGCACGTATGGATTTCCTTCCCATTCTGCTCCATGTATGCTGTGGCTATTGTTGGGAATTGTGGCCTCCTCTATCTCATTCGCTATGAGGATTCTCTGCACAGGTCCATGTATTATTTTTTGGCCATGCTTTCTCTTACTGACCTTGTCATGTGCTCTAGTACAATCCCTAAAGCCCTCTGCATCTTCTGGTTTCATCTCAAGGAAATCAGCTTCAAAGAATGCCTTGTCCAGATGTTCTTCATCCATACCTTCACAGGGATGGAGTCTGGGGTGCTCATGCTTATGGCCCtggaccgctatgtggccatatGTTACCCTCTGCGCTACTCAACTATCCTTACTAATCCAATCATTGCAAAAGTTGGGCTTGCTACTTTCCTGAGAGCGGTCTTGCTAATCATTCCCTTGATTTTCATCACGAAAAGACTACCCTATTGCAGAGGCAACATAATACATCATACCTACTGTGACCAGCTATCTGTAGCCAAGTTATCTTGTGGGAATATCAGGGTCAATGTTATCTATGGTCTTATGGTTGCCCTCCTAATCGGGGGATTTGACATCCTGTGCATCACAGTCTCCTACACCATGATCCTCCGGGCAGTGGTAAGCCTCTCCTCAGCAGATGCTCGGCAGAAGGCCTTCAGCACCTGCACTGCCCACATCTGTGCCATTGTTTTCTCCTACAGCCCagctttcttctgtttcttttttaaccGCTTTGGGAGTCATACAATTCCTCTATCTTGCCATATCATTGTGGCCAATATTTATCTGCTCTTGCCTCCCACCATGAACCCTATTGTCTATGGGGTGAAAACCAAGCAGATAAGAGACTGTGTCATAAGGATCCTTTCAGGTTCTAAGGACATCAAATCCCATAGCATATGAAAGGGATGTATTTCGGGGGAGAcatggaagggaaaagaaagaaggaaagcaatCCTCTGTTGGCTGTGTAGCCAGTGTAgtgatgatttatttatttatttatttatttatttatttatttatttatttattgtgaggaagaatggccctgagctaacatccactgacaatcttcctcattttgcttgaggaagattgtctctgagataaaatctgtgccaattttcctctagtTTTTGTATGGGAGTTTGCCAGCACAACATGTCTTGATGAGCAGGTagatccgcacccgggatccgaacccgtgaaccctgtgctgccgaagtggagtgcgtgaattTCACCACTACTCCAAGAGACTGCCCCAATGataccttttttttcctcagctactttaattataaaaatctttcatgttctcaaaaaaatggaaaaccagAAGGCAACAGTCTACTACAAACATATACAACTGGAAGACATTATCACCAACTAGATCTGACAACTAAATCAATTTTTGGATTCTGAAAATAAAAGTACATTAAGCCAAGTAATAAACCAGTGGCTCTTATATAACCAGAGATGTTTATCACCTAGCAGAATTCTTCCAAATAACACAGGGCTAGACCACCCTGGAGAACTGAGTTAATGGGCCTGGAATCAGACTGtgtatattttgaaaactttctATGATCAACACCATTCCCAATAATGAAGCACTGTACTAATA
Coding sequences within:
- the LOC131408072 gene encoding olfactory receptor 52N4-like, translating into MIMLNQTDVTPASFILNGIPGLEDMHVWISFPFCSMYAVAIVGNCGLLYLIRYEDSLHRSMYYFLAMLSLTDLVMCSSTIPKALCIFWFHLKEISFKECLVQMFFIHTFTGMESGVLMLMALDRYVAICYPLRYSTILTNPIIAKVGLATFLRAVLLIIPLIFITKRLPYCRGNIIHHTYCDQLSVAKLSCGNIRVNVIYGLMVALLIGGFDILCITVSYTMILRAVVSLSSADARQKAFSTCTAHICAIVFSYSPAFFCFFFNRFGSHTIPLSCHIIVANIYLLLPPTMNPIVYGVKTKQIRDCVIRILSGSKDIKSHSI